One Persicobacter psychrovividus DNA window includes the following coding sequences:
- a CDS encoding cell division protein FtsX has product MAKTEKKKLGSYPLLSVVFSTALALFIVGLLGLSYIQTIKLSAKIKSKLEVQVFLNKGIKQAKTTQFKRELALQPYLLDPAAENIKFISKEEAAKTFLSDTGEDFSAFLGDNPLHDAFTIRLKEGYQNADSLAMIKAKLSKNPSVFEVTYVKNLADQIQENFAKVSVILIGLALLLFVVVSILINNTIKLALFSQRFLIRSMQLVGATNQFIQKPFILRSVWHGLLGGLVASAALLGLLYYAIYNIDGLSTLYAPKEIGILIGLMCSMGILVSFFSTKRSVKKYLGMSLNELY; this is encoded by the coding sequence ATGGCAAAAACAGAAAAGAAGAAACTTGGTTCGTATCCTTTACTGAGTGTTGTATTTAGTACAGCATTAGCACTTTTCATCGTTGGTCTGTTAGGGCTTTCCTACATTCAAACCATCAAGCTTAGTGCAAAGATAAAGAGTAAATTAGAGGTACAAGTATTTTTAAATAAAGGGATTAAACAGGCCAAAACAACGCAATTTAAACGTGAACTGGCTTTGCAGCCTTATCTACTTGATCCAGCTGCTGAAAATATCAAATTTATTTCCAAAGAAGAGGCCGCAAAGACCTTCCTAAGTGATACTGGGGAAGATTTCTCTGCTTTTTTAGGAGATAACCCCCTACATGATGCTTTTACAATCCGACTAAAGGAAGGGTATCAAAATGCCGACTCCCTTGCCATGATCAAGGCCAAACTAAGTAAAAATCCTTCCGTATTTGAAGTTACTTATGTCAAAAATTTGGCAGACCAGATTCAGGAAAATTTCGCCAAGGTAAGTGTAATTCTTATTGGGTTAGCGCTTCTCCTATTCGTTGTCGTTTCCATTTTGATTAACAACACCATCAAGCTGGCATTATTCAGTCAACGCTTTTTAATCCGATCTATGCAGCTCGTGGGCGCTACCAACCAATTCATCCAAAAGCCTTTTATATTGAGGTCCGTTTGGCATGGGTTATTGGGTGGTTTGGTTGCCAGTGCCGCTTTATTAGGGTTATTGTATTACGCCATCTACAATATCGATGGACTCAGCACCTTGTATGCACCCAAGGAAATTGGTATCCTCATCGGGCTAATGTGCTCAATGGGAATATTGGTCAGCTTTTTCAGCACGAAACGATCAGTAAAAAAGTACCTTGGAATGTCTTTAAATGAACTATATTAA
- a CDS encoding YheT family hydrolase — translation METIFPTLSRKVAVPMQQQRLELDDGDFLDLYWKIKGNENLVILCHGLEGDAERMYMQGMVRALQDDFDCLSFNYRGCGTEMNRLRRFYHSGATDDLQRVVEAAQARGYDHLFLVGFSLGGNLTLRYLGEQGKDSGIKAAVAISTPLDLYGCTIELHKRHNKIYHDRFLKSLKEKVRRKAKLREGDFDLQALGRLKTLWDFDDQFTAPIAGFEGAKDYYTKCSSGAVLDHIQVPTMILNAKNDPFLSDTCYAEHYQLSHDNIQFLQPDFGGHVGFFQFGGRYYSEMVTHSFLVDQR, via the coding sequence ATGGAGACCATTTTCCCGACACTTTCCCGTAAGGTGGCAGTACCGATGCAGCAGCAGCGTTTAGAGCTCGATGACGGGGATTTTTTGGATTTATACTGGAAAATTAAGGGAAATGAGAACCTCGTGATTTTATGCCATGGGCTGGAAGGTGATGCCGAGCGGATGTATATGCAGGGGATGGTGCGGGCGCTTCAGGATGATTTTGATTGTTTGAGCTTTAATTATCGTGGCTGCGGCACAGAGATGAATCGTTTGCGGCGATTTTATCATTCAGGGGCAACGGACGACCTTCAGCGGGTAGTAGAGGCTGCTCAGGCACGGGGGTATGATCATTTGTTTTTGGTGGGCTTCAGCCTTGGTGGGAATTTGACCTTGCGATATCTTGGCGAGCAGGGTAAAGACTCAGGGATCAAGGCAGCGGTTGCGATTTCCACGCCTTTGGATTTATATGGCTGTACCATTGAGCTGCATAAACGGCATAATAAAATTTACCACGATCGCTTTTTAAAAAGCCTGAAGGAAAAGGTTCGTCGTAAAGCAAAGCTAAGAGAGGGTGATTTTGACCTTCAGGCGCTTGGGAGGCTTAAAACCCTTTGGGATTTCGACGATCAGTTTACGGCTCCGATTGCTGGATTTGAAGGTGCGAAAGATTACTATACCAAATGTAGCTCTGGCGCTGTGTTGGACCACATTCAGGTGCCGACCATGATTTTGAATGCAAAGAATGACCCCTTTCTTTCCGATACCTGTTATGCGGAGCATTATCAGCTTAGTCACGATAATATTCAATTTTTGCAACCTGATTTTGGAGGGCATGTGGGCTTTTTTCAGTTTGGCGGACGTTATTATTCAGAAATGGTAACACATTCATTTTTAGTGGATCAGCGTTGA
- a CDS encoding Glu/Leu/Phe/Val dehydrogenase dimerization domain-containing protein, with protein MKTLLNQFEEKPAEIIFEWNDPHTEAKGWVVINSLRGGAAGGGTRMRKGLDVREVLSLAKTMEIKFTVSGPNIGGAKSGIDFDPKDPRKTEVLKRWYKAVTPLLKAYYGTGGDLNIDEIDEVIPITEDFGLWHPQEGIVNGHHQATAPQKIKKLGQLRLGVKKVIEDLNYTPDVQQKLTISDMVTGFGVAEAVYHYYQLWGGNLKGKRAIIQGWGNVGAAAGFFLTKHGARVVGIIDKNGGLLTDEGFSQEEINTLFSERNGNQLKAENLLSFEQANQQIWTMGAEIFIPAAASRLVQQQQVQAMIDHGLEVISCGANVPFNDPEIFMGKTTKFADEKVAILSDFIANCGMARVFAYLMSTEVEITDTNIFTDISATIKKALHELHQRQPQKHHLAERSLEIALKKLL; from the coding sequence ATGAAAACCCTACTTAACCAATTTGAAGAAAAGCCCGCTGAAATTATTTTTGAATGGAACGACCCCCACACTGAAGCCAAAGGCTGGGTGGTGATCAACTCCCTCCGTGGTGGAGCTGCTGGCGGCGGCACAAGAATGCGTAAAGGTCTTGATGTTCGGGAAGTGCTTTCTCTCGCCAAAACCATGGAGATCAAGTTTACCGTTTCAGGACCCAATATCGGCGGAGCTAAATCGGGCATCGATTTTGACCCCAAAGACCCCCGCAAAACGGAGGTGCTTAAACGCTGGTACAAGGCAGTTACCCCCCTGCTGAAAGCTTATTATGGCACTGGCGGCGACTTGAACATTGACGAGATTGATGAAGTTATTCCGATCACCGAGGATTTTGGACTTTGGCACCCGCAGGAAGGGATTGTCAACGGGCATCACCAAGCGACAGCGCCTCAGAAAATCAAAAAGCTTGGACAGCTCAGGTTAGGCGTAAAAAAAGTGATTGAAGACCTGAATTACACTCCTGACGTTCAGCAAAAACTCACTATTTCGGATATGGTAACAGGCTTCGGCGTCGCTGAGGCGGTATATCATTATTACCAACTTTGGGGCGGAAATTTAAAAGGAAAACGTGCCATTATTCAGGGATGGGGAAATGTGGGTGCGGCTGCAGGTTTTTTCCTGACTAAGCACGGGGCGAGAGTCGTGGGAATTATCGACAAAAATGGGGGACTCCTTACTGATGAGGGCTTTTCTCAGGAAGAAATCAACACCCTGTTCAGTGAGCGAAATGGCAATCAGTTAAAAGCAGAAAACCTGCTATCTTTTGAACAAGCAAACCAGCAAATATGGACAATGGGTGCGGAGATTTTCATTCCTGCTGCAGCATCACGACTGGTACAACAACAGCAAGTTCAGGCGATGATAGATCATGGATTGGAGGTTATCAGTTGCGGAGCCAATGTCCCCTTCAATGATCCAGAAATTTTCATGGGCAAGACCACAAAATTTGCTGATGAAAAAGTAGCCATACTTTCCGACTTTATTGCCAACTGTGGCATGGCGCGTGTTTTTGCTTACCTGATGTCCACGGAGGTAGAAATCACGGACACCAACATTTTTACTGATATTTCTGCAACCATCAAAAAGGCGCTCCATGAATTGCACCAAAGGCAACCTCAGAAGCACCACTTGGCCGAAAGATCACTTGAAATTGCACTTAAGAAATTGCTTTAA
- a CDS encoding YqgE/AlgH family protein: MDFLSFENTLKPQSGDLLLAVPYLGDEHFERSVVLLVDHSEEETIGFTLNKPSVLSLEDVVSFHASSISLPLFIGGPVQQDTLHIIHAKEDARSAKIEVNKQIYWCADYEGLLREIEVEQGMQEQVRFFLGYSGWGKGQLEAELEGNSWIICRNVTKEMVFNVAPENLWAHILTEMGGKYKMFANYPLDPRMN, from the coding sequence ATGGATTTCTTATCTTTTGAAAATACCCTGAAACCACAAAGCGGCGATTTGCTGCTGGCTGTTCCTTATCTGGGCGACGAGCACTTTGAGCGTTCTGTGGTCTTGTTGGTGGATCACAGCGAGGAAGAAACCATTGGTTTTACCCTCAATAAACCTTCGGTGCTTTCGCTTGAAGATGTGGTGAGTTTTCACGCGTCTTCAATCTCTTTACCTTTGTTTATTGGTGGACCTGTTCAACAGGATACCCTTCATATTATACATGCCAAAGAAGACGCCCGATCTGCAAAAATTGAAGTCAATAAGCAGATTTACTGGTGTGCGGATTATGAAGGATTACTCAGGGAAATAGAGGTAGAGCAGGGGATGCAGGAGCAGGTGCGTTTTTTTCTCGGCTATTCGGGCTGGGGGAAAGGGCAGCTTGAGGCGGAGCTTGAAGGGAACTCATGGATCATCTGCAGAAATGTAACCAAGGAGATGGTCTTTAATGTGGCGCCAGAGAATTTGTGGGCACATATTCTCACTGAAATGGGTGGGAAATATAAGATGTTTGCAAATTACCCTTTAGATCCTCGTATGAATTAA
- a CDS encoding YdcF family protein codes for MFFLLSKILVYGIQPISWIFVLLLFSVCLPKWRKKALIFSLLLLFIFGNQPLFDFINLKWQIARPSLEELQSAAPKTAIVLGGATLTGRQPYRLTSFNQAADRITQAVQLYRMGVIDHIIFTGGNGHLQKIDGEPSEAAQSLQFLLDCNIPRSAILLEDQSRNTFENALLTKKIIDQHASFKHKNYLLITSAFHMRRSVACFKKQNINTVPFSVHYLTSDRDFMVQEYVLPNAETLTQWNMIIKEWIGFAAYKVKGYV; via the coding sequence ATGTTCTTTTTGCTTTCCAAAATCCTCGTTTACGGCATCCAGCCAATTTCATGGATCTTCGTCCTGCTCCTGTTTTCGGTTTGCCTCCCAAAGTGGCGAAAAAAGGCGTTGATTTTTTCCCTTTTGCTGCTATTCATTTTCGGGAATCAGCCCCTGTTTGATTTCATCAATCTGAAATGGCAAATAGCACGCCCGTCGCTCGAAGAATTACAGTCCGCTGCTCCCAAAACAGCTATCGTTCTTGGTGGCGCCACCCTGACGGGGAGACAACCCTACAGACTGACCTCCTTTAATCAGGCTGCCGACAGGATCACGCAGGCGGTACAATTGTATCGGATGGGTGTGATTGACCACATTATTTTCACGGGTGGTAATGGGCATCTCCAAAAAATCGATGGGGAGCCAAGTGAAGCTGCCCAAAGTCTGCAATTTCTTTTGGACTGCAACATTCCCCGTTCCGCCATACTATTGGAGGATCAGTCAAGAAACACTTTCGAGAATGCGCTTTTGACCAAAAAAATCATCGATCAGCACGCCTCCTTCAAGCACAAAAATTACTTGTTAATTACTTCAGCCTTCCATATGCGTCGCTCGGTCGCCTGTTTCAAAAAACAAAATATCAACACTGTACCCTTCAGCGTTCATTATTTGACTTCAGACCGAGATTTTATGGTGCAAGAATATGTATTGCCCAATGCAGAAACGCTGACCCAATGGAATATGATCATCAAAGAATGGATTGGCTTTGCGGCTTATAAGGTGAAGGGGTATGTATAA
- a CDS encoding glycoside hydrolase family 15 protein has protein sequence MSQPHIYDFGIVGNCAFMASINKRTDVVWMCWPSFESSFIFGSLLDKEKGGEFSILPVDEEFSSHQYYQENTNILVTEIEDSNGKYRVTDFAPRFPQFDRYFRPLMLIRKVEPLSGNPRVNVRCSPKGDYGKKNPQRVVGSNHIKYLGIGDEVRLTTNIPLSYVIDDEEPFFLNETKYLALTYGAPLEAALERTADEFLRATQKYWKDWVKSTSIGHFQQEAVIRSALALKIHQYEDTGAIIAASTTSLPESPGSGRNWDYRFCWMRDTFYTLQAFNHIGHFEESERYFNYIANISSKEKERFQPLYSIKGKSKLEEKILDLEGYLGNGPVRIGNQAHEHIQNDVYGQVMISLLPLFADARFHHENRFSSHDMMWDILKMIENTIDEKDASLWEFRDRSKYYCYTFLFQWAGSSAALKIASRFGDQKMMNLARDLKKRAFERIEGCYEDERGVYTQAAGSPELDAANLQLIMMGYLDSSSIVAKSHLKAMEKELRTKEGLFYRYRHVDDFGTPETTFLICSFWYVEALAVVGRVEEAIIEFEKLLKYTNHLGLLSEDVDAKTGSQWGNFPQAYSHVGLINAAYRIAKKLDKPMFF, from the coding sequence ATGTCGCAACCTCATATTTATGATTTCGGAATTGTAGGAAACTGTGCTTTTATGGCCTCTATCAACAAACGAACCGATGTGGTTTGGATGTGCTGGCCATCCTTTGAAAGCAGTTTTATTTTCGGAAGTTTACTGGACAAAGAAAAAGGCGGGGAGTTCTCAATTTTACCCGTCGATGAGGAATTCAGCTCACATCAATATTATCAGGAAAACACCAACATTCTCGTTACCGAAATAGAAGACTCCAATGGGAAGTACCGCGTAACGGATTTCGCCCCACGATTTCCGCAGTTCGATCGGTATTTTCGGCCTTTAATGTTAATTCGGAAAGTGGAGCCGCTCTCAGGTAACCCAAGGGTGAATGTACGTTGCAGCCCTAAAGGGGACTATGGGAAGAAAAATCCGCAACGCGTGGTGGGCTCTAATCATATTAAATATCTTGGCATTGGCGATGAGGTACGACTGACGACCAACATTCCACTGAGTTATGTGATTGATGATGAGGAGCCTTTCTTTCTGAATGAGACCAAATACCTTGCCCTGACCTACGGCGCACCACTCGAGGCGGCTCTTGAACGTACCGCAGATGAGTTTTTGCGTGCCACTCAGAAATATTGGAAAGATTGGGTGAAGTCCACCAGTATTGGGCATTTTCAGCAGGAGGCCGTGATTCGTTCTGCCCTCGCTCTGAAAATCCATCAGTATGAAGATACAGGGGCAATTATTGCGGCCAGTACCACCTCATTGCCCGAATCGCCAGGCAGTGGAAGAAACTGGGATTACCGTTTTTGCTGGATGCGGGATACTTTCTATACCCTTCAGGCTTTCAATCATATTGGTCACTTCGAGGAGTCGGAAAGGTACTTTAATTATATCGCCAATATTTCTTCCAAAGAGAAAGAGCGCTTTCAGCCTTTGTATAGTATTAAAGGGAAATCCAAGCTGGAGGAGAAGATTCTTGACCTTGAAGGTTACCTCGGAAATGGCCCTGTTAGGATTGGTAATCAGGCGCATGAACATATTCAGAATGATGTGTATGGGCAGGTGATGATCAGCCTTTTGCCCTTGTTCGCAGATGCCCGTTTTCACCATGAAAACCGCTTCAGTTCTCACGACATGATGTGGGATATTCTGAAAATGATCGAAAATACAATCGATGAAAAAGATGCCAGTTTATGGGAGTTCCGTGACCGTTCGAAGTATTATTGTTACACTTTCTTGTTTCAGTGGGCAGGAAGTAGCGCGGCACTGAAAATTGCCTCAAGATTTGGTGATCAGAAAATGATGAACCTCGCCCGAGACCTTAAAAAACGTGCTTTTGAGCGTATCGAGGGGTGTTATGAAGATGAACGCGGTGTTTATACACAGGCGGCGGGATCGCCCGAGCTTGATGCGGCCAACCTGCAGTTGATCATGATGGGTTATTTGGATTCTTCCAGTATTGTAGCCAAGTCGCACTTGAAGGCGATGGAAAAGGAACTCAGAACCAAAGAAGGCTTGTTTTACCGTTACCGACATGTCGATGATTTTGGAACGCCCGAAACAACCTTCCTGATTTGCTCTTTCTGGTATGTGGAGGCCCTTGCTGTTGTGGGCAGGGTAGAGGAAGCGATTATCGAGTTTGAAAAGTTATTGAAATATACGAACCACCTTGGCTTATTGAGTGAGGATGTTGATGCAAAAACGGGCAGTCAGTGGGGGAATTTCCCACAGGCCTACAGCCATGTCGGTTTGATTAATGCCGCCTATCGTATTGCGAAAAAGTTGGATAAACCGATGTTCTTTTAA
- a CDS encoding DUF349 domain-containing protein, whose protein sequence is MDNDKLFEQSSDTEQENINTTEEAVEKQEVVAELPPVNEEDFVGLDKSELVNRLKEVKDSQNFRYNDEFLKAIAPHFNALRKSERKEALAKYLEEGGEADGFEFHGDEFDREFDAIFTTLRERKQKYYANLESSRNENTAKKKLLLKQLRDIVKADEDEKSIEAVRAIQAEWKKVGQVNIAENEDLWANYKALLDQYYDRRGIFFELKDLDRRKNLTKKQDLCAKAEALTAIEIVEAVRVLNELHEEYKNIGPIPREEQDAVWDRFKAASDAVYDRRKVYTDEIRKEQEANLVLKKAVIEKVKPFIEFNSGRITEWNQETKKLQELQKEWDGIGHVPREDAKEINKTFWGLFKAFFNNKGQFFKNLEEERGQNLKLKQALVEKAEGLKDSEDIDSTANELKRLQQEWRKIGPVPEKFKDSVFNEFKAACDHFFNRKRQKNEVVEQEFKANLEQKLALCDQLTALAAEKPTSLEPLQEIQAKFEAIGFVPRSDINSIQQKWAESNAAYLEAVEGIDEKEKQRMVLQAKYQRLKSGNDRNAAHKAEQDLRKQIQGLEDEINTWNSNLGFFARSKNAEALRAEYDKKIEEAQQKVKALRAELRILQQA, encoded by the coding sequence ATGGATAACGACAAATTGTTTGAGCAGTCTTCCGATACGGAGCAAGAAAATATCAATACTACTGAAGAAGCTGTTGAAAAGCAGGAAGTGGTAGCGGAACTTCCGCCCGTGAATGAAGAAGATTTTGTCGGATTGGACAAAAGCGAATTGGTGAATCGCCTGAAAGAAGTTAAGGATTCACAGAATTTTCGCTATAATGATGAATTTTTAAAAGCCATTGCTCCTCATTTTAATGCGTTACGCAAATCAGAGCGCAAAGAAGCATTAGCGAAGTATTTGGAAGAAGGAGGAGAAGCTGATGGTTTCGAATTCCATGGCGATGAGTTTGATCGTGAGTTTGATGCCATTTTCACCACCCTCAGAGAGCGTAAGCAGAAATATTATGCAAACCTCGAGAGCTCACGAAATGAAAATACAGCAAAGAAAAAATTATTGCTGAAGCAACTTCGTGATATCGTTAAAGCTGACGAAGACGAAAAAAGCATTGAAGCCGTAAGAGCCATTCAGGCAGAGTGGAAAAAAGTTGGGCAGGTAAACATTGCTGAAAACGAAGACTTATGGGCCAACTATAAAGCACTTCTGGATCAGTATTATGACCGTCGTGGAATTTTCTTTGAATTGAAGGACCTTGACCGCCGTAAAAACCTGACCAAAAAGCAAGACCTTTGTGCCAAAGCTGAAGCACTGACAGCAATAGAAATTGTGGAGGCTGTTCGTGTATTGAACGAGCTTCATGAAGAATATAAAAATATCGGTCCTATTCCTCGCGAAGAGCAAGATGCCGTTTGGGATCGTTTTAAAGCGGCTTCCGATGCTGTTTATGATCGCCGTAAGGTATATACTGACGAGATCAGAAAAGAACAAGAAGCCAATTTGGTACTGAAGAAGGCCGTTATTGAAAAGGTGAAGCCTTTCATTGAATTTAACAGTGGAAGAATTACCGAGTGGAATCAGGAAACGAAGAAGCTTCAGGAACTACAAAAAGAGTGGGACGGTATCGGTCATGTACCTCGTGAAGATGCCAAAGAAATCAATAAAACATTCTGGGGACTCTTTAAAGCTTTCTTTAATAATAAAGGACAATTCTTTAAAAACCTTGAAGAAGAACGCGGTCAGAATTTGAAACTGAAACAAGCCCTTGTTGAAAAAGCGGAAGGTCTTAAAGATAGTGAGGATATTGACAGCACAGCCAATGAACTGAAGCGTTTGCAGCAGGAGTGGCGCAAAATTGGACCTGTTCCTGAAAAGTTCAAGGATTCTGTATTTAATGAATTCAAAGCTGCTTGTGATCACTTCTTCAACCGTAAGCGTCAGAAAAATGAGGTGGTTGAGCAAGAGTTCAAAGCGAACTTGGAGCAGAAATTGGCACTTTGTGACCAACTGACAGCCCTTGCTGCGGAAAAACCAACAAGCTTGGAACCGCTTCAGGAGATTCAGGCAAAATTTGAGGCAATCGGTTTTGTGCCAAGATCGGATATCAATAGCATTCAGCAAAAATGGGCGGAAAGCAATGCCGCTTATTTGGAGGCAGTAGAAGGGATTGATGAGAAGGAAAAACAACGCATGGTTTTGCAAGCCAAATATCAGCGTTTGAAATCTGGAAACGACCGTAACGCTGCGCACAAAGCAGAGCAGGATTTGCGTAAGCAGATTCAGGGCTTGGAAGATGAAATCAATACTTGGAACAGTAATTTAGGTTTCTTCGCTCGTTCGAAAAATGCCGAAGCGCTTCGTGCTGAGTACGATAAGAAAATTGAAGAGGCACAGCAGAAAGTGAAAGCTTTGCGTGCTGAACTGAGAATTTTGCAGCAAGCATAA
- a CDS encoding sigma-70 family RNA polymerase sigma factor: protein MQDKEIIQRIEQGDESALDYLYVKLYSMITKYIMRNGGTEDEAKDVFQDALVIFWQKVAKKELTLTAKISTYLFGVSQNLWRRELSRKKRFSNEEAEVITSSNFEQDERNKIIRDCIKKMGDSCRDILTAHYFDGLGMPEIAQKFGLANADTAKTRKYKCKKKLDLYIKSHFTSNDFLD, encoded by the coding sequence ATGCAAGACAAAGAAATCATCCAACGAATAGAACAAGGTGACGAAAGTGCTCTTGATTATTTGTACGTCAAACTTTATAGTATGATTACAAAGTATATCATGCGTAATGGCGGAACTGAGGATGAGGCCAAGGATGTCTTTCAGGATGCTTTGGTCATTTTTTGGCAAAAGGTGGCTAAAAAAGAATTAACCCTGACCGCCAAGATCAGTACTTATCTCTTTGGAGTAAGTCAAAACCTTTGGCGAAGAGAGTTAAGTCGTAAAAAACGCTTCTCCAATGAAGAGGCAGAAGTAATCACCTCCTCAAATTTTGAGCAAGATGAAAGAAATAAGATCATTCGTGATTGTATTAAAAAAATGGGAGATTCTTGCAGAGACATCCTGACGGCGCATTATTTTGATGGCTTGGGGATGCCTGAAATTGCTCAAAAATTCGGTTTGGCAAATGCTGACACCGCAAAAACCAGAAAATATAAATGCAAAAAAAAATTGGACCTTTATATAAAATCACATTTTACATCCAATGACTTTCTCGATTAA
- the pdxH gene encoding pyridoxamine 5'-phosphate oxidase, which yields MEINIADIRQDYSKKELSIAECANHPIEQFNTWFEEAIKAQVMEPNAMTVSAVSKEGRPSARTVLLKGIENDAFVFYTNYNSRKGQHLAANKYAALTFFWPELERQVNIEGRIEQVAEEVSDKYFKSRPYKSRVGAWASEQSQEISSKSVVMTRFAKYATKYITHVPRPPHWGGYGIIPDRIEFWQGRPSRLHDRVLYVLENGQWLKKRLAP from the coding sequence ATGGAAATCAATATTGCAGATATCAGACAAGATTACAGCAAGAAAGAGCTGTCGATAGCGGAATGCGCCAACCACCCGATCGAACAATTTAACACCTGGTTTGAAGAGGCCATCAAGGCGCAGGTTATGGAGCCCAATGCCATGACAGTCTCGGCGGTAAGTAAGGAAGGAAGACCTTCGGCACGGACGGTTTTATTGAAGGGCATTGAAAATGACGCTTTTGTATTTTATACCAATTACAACAGCCGAAAGGGCCAACATTTGGCAGCGAATAAATATGCGGCACTGACTTTCTTTTGGCCTGAGCTGGAACGGCAGGTGAATATTGAAGGCCGCATTGAGCAGGTTGCGGAAGAGGTTTCCGATAAATATTTCAAAAGCCGCCCTTATAAAAGCCGGGTGGGTGCCTGGGCCTCTGAGCAAAGCCAGGAGATCAGCAGCAAAAGTGTGGTGATGACCCGTTTTGCCAAATATGCCACCAAATACATTACCCACGTACCGCGTCCGCCACATTGGGGAGGCTACGGGATAATTCCTGACCGCATAGAGTTTTGGCAAGGCCGACCAAGCCGCCTGCATGACCGTGTTTTGTATGTCCTTGAAAATGGTCAGTGGCTAAAAAAACGCCTTGCTCCCTGA
- a CDS encoding PspC domain-containing protein translates to MERRLYRSINRKLIAGVCAGIGVYFNIDPVIIRLIFILLFLSLGIGFLAYAIMWIVIPADRF, encoded by the coding sequence ATGGAGCGGAGATTATATCGATCAATAAATAGAAAGCTGATTGCAGGGGTATGTGCTGGCATTGGCGTGTATTTCAATATTGATCCAGTCATTATAAGGCTGATATTCATTCTGTTGTTTCTTTCATTGGGAATAGGCTTTTTGGCTTATGCAATCATGTGGATTGTTATTCCTGCGGATCGTTTTTAA
- a CDS encoding family 2 glycosyl transferase: MNTYQQRYAYPTRYINDAIDHAVSQIVVIPCFKETALIQTLNALHRCSPTQGMTEVIVVINESESADSEATAINRQCLAEAQKWAQKNPFSWLKFHFVYVNDLPRKHAGVGLARKIGMDEAAWRLEQINKPKAPIICFDADSQCSENYLQEIEDYFSRYPKTKGASIHFEHPLSGDFPKEWYEAIEIYELHLRYYVNGLRYANFPFAYETIGSSMVVRADIYQKQGGMNRRKAGEDFYFLHKIIPHGDFADITGCMVIPSPRPSDRVPFGTGKAVGDFLASGETQSMVSYNPAIFTILKAFIHQAADFYRKPYEEVIQQLDDDSVAFLEHLNFKEDLQKILKNSPNANIYKQRFFQWFDGFRCLKYVHFLRDQRAYKNIDLREGAHELAQTFKMSPDTKANLLHLFREWDKKSHYLPDLSSWE; this comes from the coding sequence ATGAATACCTATCAGCAAAGGTATGCTTATCCTACGCGTTATATTAATGATGCGATTGATCACGCCGTTTCCCAGATCGTTGTGATTCCCTGTTTTAAAGAAACGGCATTGATTCAAACCCTCAATGCACTGCACCGTTGTAGCCCCACTCAAGGGATGACGGAAGTTATTGTGGTTATTAATGAGTCCGAATCGGCAGACAGCGAAGCTACTGCAATTAACAGGCAATGTTTGGCCGAAGCCCAAAAATGGGCACAGAAGAATCCCTTCAGTTGGCTGAAGTTTCACTTTGTATATGTGAATGATTTACCCAGAAAACATGCTGGTGTAGGCTTGGCGAGAAAAATAGGCATGGATGAGGCGGCCTGGCGACTCGAGCAGATAAACAAGCCCAAGGCACCCATTATTTGCTTTGATGCTGATAGTCAGTGTTCGGAAAACTACCTTCAGGAAATTGAGGACTATTTTTCGCGCTACCCAAAAACCAAAGGGGCCTCCATCCATTTTGAACATCCCCTCAGTGGTGATTTCCCCAAGGAATGGTATGAGGCGATCGAGATTTACGAGCTTCATCTCCGCTATTATGTCAATGGGTTACGCTATGCCAATTTCCCTTTTGCCTACGAAACGATAGGCTCAAGCATGGTGGTACGTGCTGATATTTATCAAAAACAGGGTGGAATGAACAGGCGTAAAGCGGGGGAAGATTTTTACTTCCTTCATAAAATCATTCCTCATGGCGATTTTGCGGACATCACCGGCTGTATGGTCATTCCCTCTCCCCGACCTTCAGATCGTGTACCTTTCGGGACAGGTAAAGCGGTGGGCGATTTTCTGGCCTCAGGAGAAACCCAAAGCATGGTTTCCTACAACCCTGCGATCTTCACCATTCTGAAAGCCTTTATCCATCAGGCAGCAGACTTTTACCGAAAGCCCTACGAAGAGGTTATTCAACAGCTTGATGATGATAGTGTCGCCTTTTTGGAGCACTTGAATTTTAAGGAAGACCTGCAAAAAATCCTGAAAAATTCGCCCAATGCGAACATCTACAAACAACGCTTCTTCCAGTGGTTTGATGGGTTCAGGTGTCTGAAATACGTTCATTTCTTGAGGGATCAGCGCGCTTATAAAAACATAGACCTCCGAGAAGGAGCGCATGAATTAGCGCAAACTTTTAAGATGTCGCCCGACACCAAAGCAAACCTTCTCCACCTATTTCGGGAATGGGATAAAAAGAGCCATTATCTGCCTGATTTGAGCAGTTGGGAATAA